The genomic segment TCTGTTTAAACTGGCGCAATGCTTCCAGCCGTTGTTCTTCGTCCTCTTCCGGCACTCGCAGTAAAAACTGCCGCAGCTCATCACGATAAGCACTCAGCGGTACTGCCTGATACAGAGAATTAATATCCAGTAGCTCATCCAGCAGGATCGGATAGTGCGCCAACTTGCTGGCTACCATCAGTGATGCGGCACAGAGTCGGATAAGATGGGTCATGGCGGAGGGGTATTCCACCAGTAACTCAAGGTAGGTGGTGCGAGTAACAATACTCAGAATTAAATGAGTCAGGCGTGGCAAAACGCTGTCAGCATCTTCGCGCTGACAAACTTCAGACAACAGCCTCGGCATTAGTTTATCGAGAACATCACGGCCTCGCTGCCCGATCGACCGTTTATCAATATCATGACGGAACTCAGCCAGATGCTCTCTCACCCGTTGCCGTGACGCTTCATCCAACTGAGGCATCAATTGAGATAGCTCGCAGGCATCCAAGTCGTCCAGCCATAGAGGGCTGTAGCGTAAATTGTCGGAATCCTCTTCCACATCAGGCGTATCATCACCAATAAGGTTGGCAAAAATCTCTCTGACGGAAGCCATATGTTGCCCTAATTGTGACAACATAGATTCCCAGCTCTCACTCTTCATCCCCGCCACCAGACGAGCCTGATCTAAAGGATCCACCGGTAGTGTTTGCGTTTGCTGATCGGCAATCGCCTGCAGCAGGTTCTCCAGTCGACGTAAGTAGAGGTAGCTGATACCCAGCGTGTCGGCCTGCTCCTGAGTCAATAACTCCAGATTAGCGATAGCCTGAAGGGTAGGCAGTAAGGAGTTCCCTTGCAGGCTGGGTTCACGCCCACCGCGAATCAGTTGGAAGACCTGTGTGATAAACTCAATTTCACGAATACCACCGGCCCCCAGCTTGATGTTATCCGCCAAACCACGGCGACGAACCTCCCGGGCGATCATTCCTTTCATGTTACGTAATGACTGAATAACGCTGAAATCAATATAGCGACGAAAGACGAAGGGACGCAGCATCTGTTTTAGCTCTTCACTGTAGCGGTCCTGCTGGTCGCCCATTATTCGTGCTTTCACCATGGCATAGCGCTCCCAGTCGCGCCCCTGCTCCTGATAGTAATCTTCCAGAGCACTGAAGCTGAACACTAATGGTCCGCTGTCACCAAAGGGGCGTAAACGCATATCTACCCGATAAACAAACCCTTCCTGAGTAATTTGATCCAGTGCTTTAATCAGCCGCTGTCCCAATCGGGTAAAAAACTGAGCATTATCCAGTTGGCGACGGCCCCCCTGGGTTTCACCATTTTCCGGATAGGCAAAAATCAGGTCGATATCTGATGAGAAATTAAGTTCCCCGCCTCCCAGTTTCCCCATGCCTAAAATAAATAATGGTTGTGGGGCTCCACTGCTGTTAACCGGCGTTCCCCACTCCCGACAGCAAAGGTCATACAGCCAGTCACGAGCGGCAATAATCAATGTTTCTGCCAATATACTTAACTGACTCAGGGTTTGTTCGGTATCACATAGCGTTAAACTTTGTGCCCAGGAGATACGAATCATCATCTTACGACGAAACAGACGCAGCACCTGCAACAGATTAGCTTCGTCAGTCACCTCTGCCAGAACTGCCTGAAGCCACTGTTGATAATGTTCAGCATCCTCAGCACAAGGCGGATTTTGATGCAGCTCATCCCACCACTCCGGATGCTGAAGTAAGCCATCACTGACAAAGTCACTGAGTGCTAACGCCTGACCATCCTGCGGACTAAACTGGATTGTCTGAGCAAGACGTTCAGTCAACTCAGACTGACGCTTAATCCGCTGAGCTTCAAGTAGTGGGAAATGAGACAACATAGGGTGTCCTTACAAAAATTAATTAGACTACGAGTTATA from the Limnobaculum zhutongyuii genome contains:
- the glnE gene encoding bifunctional [glutamate--ammonia ligase]-adenylyl-L-tyrosine phosphorylase/[glutamate--ammonia-ligase] adenylyltransferase, with product MLSHFPLLEAQRIKRQSELTERLAQTIQFSPQDGQALALSDFVSDGLLQHPEWWDELHQNPPCAEDAEHYQQWLQAVLAEVTDEANLLQVLRLFRRKMMIRISWAQSLTLCDTEQTLSQLSILAETLIIAARDWLYDLCCREWGTPVNSSGAPQPLFILGMGKLGGGELNFSSDIDLIFAYPENGETQGGRRQLDNAQFFTRLGQRLIKALDQITQEGFVYRVDMRLRPFGDSGPLVFSFSALEDYYQEQGRDWERYAMVKARIMGDQQDRYSEELKQMLRPFVFRRYIDFSVIQSLRNMKGMIAREVRRRGLADNIKLGAGGIREIEFITQVFQLIRGGREPSLQGNSLLPTLQAIANLELLTQEQADTLGISYLYLRRLENLLQAIADQQTQTLPVDPLDQARLVAGMKSESWESMLSQLGQHMASVREIFANLIGDDTPDVEEDSDNLRYSPLWLDDLDACELSQLMPQLDEASRQRVREHLAEFRHDIDKRSIGQRGRDVLDKLMPRLLSEVCQREDADSVLPRLTHLILSIVTRTTYLELLVEYPSAMTHLIRLCAASLMVASKLAHYPILLDELLDINSLYQAVPLSAYRDELRQFLLRVPEEDEEQRLEALRQFKQTHLLRIAAADIAGALPVMKVSDHLTYLAEAIIEAVVQQAWFQMTARYGQPSHLYEREGRGFAVVAYGKLGGIELGYSSDLDLVFLVDCPENVTTDGDRSIDGRQFYLRLGQRIMHLFSARMASGILYEVDARLRPSGESGLLVSTISAFEDYQRNEAWTWEHQALVRTRIVYSDPVLHKEFDHARHEILCLERDEQQLKQEVREMREKMRSHLGNKDADLFDLKTDEGGITDIEFIAQYLVLRYAHQQPQLTRWSDNVRIFELMGNYQIMDEQEAMALTKAYVTMRDEIHRLALQDKAGQVPSGRFEQERMQVNQSWRKWLAE